The stretch of DNA CGCTACCGATCGATGAGGTGATTGCCCCGCTGCGCCAGTCCCTGGCCGATCATAATCGCTGCCTGCTGGTTGCACAGCCCGGTGCCGGCAAAACGACTCGTGTTCCTCTGGCATTGCTTGAGGACACCGCGCCAGGTCAGCGCTGGCTGCTGCTGGAACCGCGCCGCGTGGCCACCCGCCTGGCCGCGTCCTACATGGCCAGCCAGCTTGGTGAACAGGTCGGGCAAACCGTTGGCTACCGGGTGCGGGGCGAGAGTCGGGTAAGCAGCCAAACCCGCCTGGAGGTCCTGACCCAGGGCATTTTGACCCGCATGCTGCAGGATGATCCCAGTCTGCCCGGCGTCGCGGGCCTGATCTTTGATGAATTTCATGAGCGATCCCTGGATGCCGACCTGGGTCTGGCGTTAGCCCTGGACGCCCAGCAGGCATTACGGGAAGATCTGAAGTTACTGGTCATGTCGGCGACGCTGGACACTCAGGCACTGTTGAGTCTGCTGGGCGCAGAGACCCCGCTGATTGAATGTCCTGGCCGGAGCTGGCCTGTCACTACCTTTTATCGCAGCGCCGCCCGCCAGGAAACGGATCAGGCGCAGCAAAGCCGTGTGGTGCTGGAAGCACTGAACGCCCACTCGGGTGACCTGCTGGTATTTCTGCCCGGCCAGGGTGAAATCCGCCGCCTGCAACAATCCCTGGCGCAGTCACTGCGCAGTGATGTTGACGTTCTGCCACTGCATGGCCAGATGCCGCTGGCTCAGCAACAGGCGGTGCTGCGCCGCGATGATGACAGTCGACGGCGCATCATTCTGACCACGGCGCTGGCCGAATCCAGCGTCACGGTGCCCGGCGTCAGAATTGTCATTGACGGCGGTCGCGAGCGTGTCGCGGTTTATCAGCCGCGCACCGGGCTGACCAGACTGGAGACCCGGCGTGTCAATCAGGCCAGTGCCGATCAGCGCCGCGGACGAGCCGGACGGGAAGCGGCCGGTTTCTGTTATCGATTATGGCCGGAAGACACCGTGCTGAACGCTCATCGGCAAGCAGAAATCCAGCAGGCCGACCTGGCGGGTCTGGTCTACGAACTGGCCCGCTGGGGCGTGCATGAACCTGAAGCCCTGAGCTGGATCACCCCGCCTCCCGCACCCGCCTGGCAGACCGCTCGTCAGTTATTAATCGACCTGAACCTGCTGCAGAGCGACGGGCAACTCAGCCCGCTGGGACGGCGCAGCGCCCGCTGGCCCTCTCATCCACGTCTGGCTCGCATGCAACAATTGGCCGCCGAATCCGGCAATCCGGCGCTGCCAGAACTGGCCGCAAAGCTGGTGAACTGGCTGGAAGAAAACCGCAGTGACGCGCACATCGACCTGAGCATCACCCTGAAAGCTGATCATGCGCAACTGGCCGCATTATTACTGGCCGCCTATCCAGACCGGGTCGCCTGCCAGCAGAGCGATGGACAGTTCAAGCTGCTAAGCGGCGGCCAGGCCAGAGTGCCGGCCGACAATCGCCTGGCCAAAGCCGCCTTGATCATTGTTGTTGAACTGGACGGGCAGGCAGCAGCGGCACGGGTGTTCTCAGCCGTCGAGCTACCGGACTCTGTGCTGGCAAAACAATACCCCGACACCGACAAATGGCAGCCGCAAACCTTCTGGGATGACGCCACTCAGAAAATGATGGTAGAAGTGCAACGTTTGCTCACCATTGGAACCCGGCAACTCACGCTGGCCCGGCGGACCAGCCAACTAAGCCCCAGGGATCTGCCCGAAAGTCAGTTGCAGCAAGCCTTGATTGAAGCCCTGCGCAAGCGCGGCACCCTTCCCTGGCCGGACCAGGATCAACAATTACTGGGCCGCCTGCGGCTGCTGAATAAAGTACTGGGAGCCCCGTGGCCGTCGGTCGAGGACCAGGATCTGCTGGATTCGCTGGAAACCTGGCTGGCGCCACACCTGAAGGGGCTTCACCGCCTGGATCAGGTCGCCAGGCTGCCACTGGCGCAATGCCTGCTGCAAAGCCTGGACTGGCAATGCCAACAGCGCATTGAGCAACTGGCGCCTGCTCATATAAAAGTCCCCAGCGGCTCCTATATCCGCATTGACTACAGTGGCGACGAGCCGGTGCTGGCGGTCAAACTACAGGAAATGTTCGGTCAATCCGAGACGCCGCGAATAGTGGACGGCAAAGTCCCCCTGCTGATTCACCTGCTGTCCCCGGCCCGAAGACCCGTGCAGATCACCCGCGACCTGGCTGGATTCTGGGCTAACAGCTATTTCGCCGTGCGCAAGGACCTGCGTGGCCGATACCCGAAACACCCCTGGCCCGACAATCCCCTGCAGGCGCAGGCAACTGCCCGGACCAAGGCCGCCCTGAAACGATCAGATGCCGATCCGGTCCCTTAATCCCTGCACCGCATTCTGTACTTCTTCTTCAGCCTGTTGCTCAAGCTCCTGAGCACGCTGTTCAGCTTCTGAACGTAACTGTTCGGTGGCCTCATCCACCCGACCGCGCAATTCGCCCTCCAGGGCCGAGGTCATGGCGTTTCCGGCATTGCGCGCCAGTTGCGTCAGCAGCGGCCGGGCAATCTGCCGGGCCAGTTCTTCGGGAGTACCCTGCACTGCCGGGATGGCCACATTGCCTAGATTGACATTGACGGCGCGCGGCAGCCGATCGGACTGCAAGGAACCCTGGATGCCATCGACTGTGAGTGCATCAATCGCGATCACTGGTTGTGGACCGGCGGGCTCGGCTTCCGGTGGCGGCTCCTGGGCAGGGAAACGAGCCATAATGGCATTGATATTGGAGCTCATACCCTGCATTTCATAAAGCACATACGGATTCACTGAGCGGATGTTGGTGATGCGGATAACATCGGAAGCAAGGCTGCGGATATCGATACCCACACTCAGCTCATCGAAGCGCATCATGTCCTGATTACTGAATCCGGCAGGGTTAGCAATCGCAAAGCCGTAGAGACTGGCCGAACCGCCACCCAGATCAACACTGACAGATTGCACGGTAACCGGTGTGCCCAATGCGTCCGTGCCCGCCGTTTCGATGGCGCGCTTTACCAGACCATCCAGATTATTTACCAGAAAAATCATGCCGGCGCCGACCAGGAGAACCAGCACAAGCACCACGCCTAACAATTTTTTCATCTGGGGTCTCCCGTTTTTCGTAGAATTTCAGCATGCTCGCGTAAACTATGCGCACGATGCCTGTTGACGTCAAGCCCGCAACAACTTTGCGCTGTCACTGGCTTTGCATTACGATGTTCGATCCCGCCAATCAGGAGAATAACAATGTGTGACCAGCATACCCTGGAAGATGATATTGAATTTCTGAAAAAGAGTGGACAACTCTCACGTCGTCAGTTCGGCAAGCTGACCGCCGGCGCAGCCGCTATGGCCATATTGCCGCCGGTTGCCAACGCGCAGGACGTCATGGAGATGGATGTCACCATTACCACCCCCGATGGCGTGGCCGACTGTTATTTTGTCCATCCCATGGGTCGCCGCGCACCGGCCGTGCTGATGTGGCCTGACATTCTGGGTCTGCGCCCGGCCTTCCGCGAAATGGGCAAGCGCCTGGCACAGTCCGGTTATGCCGTGCTGGTGGTCAACCCCTTCTACCGCAGCGCGCCGTCGCCTGTCGTTCCTGAAGGAGCTAGCTTCCAGGATCCGGATATCCGCAGCATCGTCATGCCCATGGCCGGTCAACTGAATGCGCGCACCCATGTCAGCGATGCGCAGGCCTTCGTGAGCTGGCTGGATCAGCAGGGGCCGGTGGATACCAACCGCAAAATCGGCACCATGGGTTACTGCATGGGCGGTCCGATTGTGATGCGCACTGCAGCCGCGCTGCCCGAGCGAATAGGCGCTGGCGGATCTTTCCACGGCGGTGGCCTGACGACTGACAATCCGGATAGCCCGCACCTGGGCATTCCGCAAATGGATGCCCATATGCTGATTGCTGTGGCAGCCAATGATGACGAACGCGACCCCGAATCCAAAGAGATTTTGCGTGCCGCCTTTGCCGCCGCCAATGTGCCTGCCGAAGTTGAAGTCTATGAAGGTGCCATGCACGGCTGGTGTGTGATTGACTCAGCGGTCTATCATGAAGAACAGGCCGAGCGCGCCTGGGGCCGAATGCTGGCCATATTCGAGACAGCTCTCTAATTGCAAATCTTACTGGGTCAGTCAGTACTTACATATGCTGGCTGACCCACTGCCTGAACTGCTGCGCTGGCAACGCACCTGACAATCGCGCCACCTCCTTGCCTGCCCTGAAAATCATCAGCGTCGGTATGCTGCGAATAGCAAACCGGGCGGCCAGTTGTTGTTGCTCTTCAGTATTGATTTTGCCGAAACGGACATGTGGCTCCATGGCGACCGCCGTCTGCTCAAACACCGGCGCAAACTGTCGGCAGGGTCCGCACCAGGATGCCCAGAAATCAACCACCAAAGGCAGATCCACCTGGCTGTGCGCGCTGAAGGCAGTTTGATCCAGAGACAGCGGATGGCCGGTGAAGAGTGGCGATTTACAGGCCCCGCAGCGACTGACATCGGTCAAGCGCTCTGCAGGCAGGCGGTTCTTGCGATGACAGGACGGGCAGGCAAGCGTGACAGGGTTCTGTGACATACGGGATTCCCCCACAGTAGTGATTGCTTGATAATGTATGGGCTCTCGCCTGCATTACAAGCCCCGTCTGTACCTCCGGTTTATCTTGACAAGACTTCACGTAAAGTACATTTTCTGTGTTTTTGATTGCCGCATACTCGGCGCAGAATTCCAGCTGTAATTCACAACAAGGAGACTGAGGAATGAAAAGAACCCGCCTGTTTACCGGCCTGCTGACGGCGGCTGTGCTGTCTGTCGCATCCACCGGCGCGCTGGCCCAGCGCGGCGCCACAGGGCCGGCAGAACATGCCGATGTCACACCCATCAACAACCTGCCGAATCCTTACGAAACCGTTCGCGATTGGGGCACACTGCCGGATAACCGCAATTGGGGTTCGGTGAGCGCTGTGCACGTTGATATTGACGGCATCCATGTCTGGGCCGGTGACCGCTGTGGCACCAACTCCTGTGCACTGTCCGACGTCGATCCTATCGTCAAGCTGGATCCGGACGGCAACGTGGTACAGAGCTTTGGTGCCGGCGTCATAGTCTGGCCACATGGCATTGAAGTCGACCACGAAGGCAATATCTGGATTGCCGATGCCCGCCTGCCCAACGCCCAGGAACTGGCACAGAACCCGAATATCAGCGGCGGCAATCAGGTCGTTAAATTCAGTCCGGAAGGCGAAGTGCTGATGGTCCTGGGAACACCCGGTGAAGCCGGCAACCCGCCCACCCATTTTACCGAGCCGAATGACGTGCTGGTTGCTCCGGATGGACACATTTTTGTGTCTGAAACCCACAGCGCCCAGTTTATGGACGAGCAAGGCCCGGCCGCCATGAGCCGTATCTCCAAGTTTGCGCCAGATGGCACATTCGTGAAGAGCTGGGGCACCTGGGGATATGGCGAAGGCGAAATGCGATCCCCGCACGCACTGGCCATGGACTCACAAGGCCGTATATTTGCCGCCGACCGGGGCAACCGTCGTATCCAGATTTTTGACCAGGACGGCAACCATCTGGACACCTGGTATCAGTTCAGCCGCATTAGCGGACTGTTTATTGACGAGAATGATGTGCTGTACGCCATCGACTCCGAATCAGACAGCAACTACAACCCGGGCTGGCGCAAAGGGATGCGTATCGGCAGCGCCAAAACCGGCGATGTGTGGTACTACATTCCGGAGCACATGTCTGAGCGGCCCACTGGCATGGGCGGCATCGGTGCAATGGGTGAAGGTGTGACCGTTGATCGCAACGGCAATATCTACGCGGGTGAAGTGGGCCCGGTGCAGGGCATGACCAAGTTTATCCCGCGCCTGTTGCCGGATAACTTCCCGCAGCACTGATACTGCCGCACAATTTAGTGCAGCAGCGATCGAATCTGCCATAAGCGGCACCGATCCATCGCGAACGGTACTGGGCATTCAGAGACGGCGCATCCTTTACCGGATGCGCCGTTTTTTATTGCAGCAAATCCAGAATGACCGGCAGCATGGATAAGACCAGCAACGCTGCCATCAGATAATTAAACTGCCTCAAGCGCACCGGGTCAGACAGCAGATTCTGAAGCCCCAGACCAAAAAACAGCCAGGTCAGCGCACTGGGAATAGACGCCGTGACAAAGATCATCGCGATATTAATGACCTGCGCATAAATATCCCCATCACTGGTGGTAAAAGCGGCAATCGCTCCGGTGGCCATCACCCAGGCTTTGGGGTTCACCCACTGAAATGCTGCCGACTGCAGAAAGGTCAGTGGCTTGATGTTGCGGGCTTTTTCCGGCTCACCGGAACGTGCAATGCGCCAGGCCAGGTACAGCAGGTAGCTTATGCCCACAACACTGATGATTTCGTGCAGGCGCGGCGACTGCTGAAACACCGTGCCCAGCCCAAAACCCACCGCGAGGAACATGGCCGGAAAGCCAATACACACCCCCAGCAACAAGGGCACACTGCGCCGGAACCCAAAATTGACGCCGGAACTCATGAGCATCACATTGTTGGGTCCGGGTGTAATAGCGGCCGTCAGAGCAAAGATAAAAACGGAAACGATGAATTGCGTGCTAATGGCGGTGACACCTGTGTCAGGGAGACTTCAATCGGGTAAACTGTCCCGTCTTTCAACGATTGGACGCAGTATACAGGCTGTCCGGATTCAGGAGAATTGCTTATGACCATCCGTTATTTGATCGCCGCCATCACGCTGGCAGGCTGCACCGCAGCCGCCGCACAGACCGGGTCTTTTCGGGCCGGCGAACCCTTGGGTACTGTGAACGAGTCCGGTGTAGCCACGCCCATGTCTGATAACGTGAAAGTCTTTGGCAGCTTCCGCTTTGCAGAAAGCTGCACTTTCGATCCTGAACGCAACCTGATTTTGGCCATGAATGCCGGCGTCGCGCAAAACATGGAGCCAAACGATGGTTACGTATCACTGATCAACCCTGATGGCAGCGTGCATACGGCCAAATGGATCGGCAATGATCGCAACGGCCTGGAGCTCAATCATCCGCTGGGCAGTGCCATTAAAAATGGCGTGCTGTATGTGGTCGACATGGACCATATTCGCCTGTTTGATCTGGCCAGTGGTCAACCTTTACGCGCACATTCTCTGGCCGATGCCGGTGCCAGCCTGCTAAACGGGATTGGCGTCGCGGATGACGGCACCGTCTATGCCTCCAATACTCGTGAGCCACAACGGCTTTATAAAGTGACTGCCGATGGTGATATCTCTGTGATTGCAGAAGGCGCCCCGTTGATGGCCCCGAACGGCGTGGCAGTAGACAATGATGGCAATGTCGTTGTGGTTAACGTGGGCAATAATCACGTGATGACCTTTGACCCGAATGGCAATCTGCTGCGCACCGAATATGCGGCAGAAAGCGGCAATGACGGCGTCGTCATTACCGAAGACGGTACCAAGTATGTCAGCAGTGTGCGCTTCGGCAGCATTTCCCGCATCCGTCCTGGTCAGGATGCGGAAGTGATCGCGGTAGGCATCCCCAGCGCCGCATCCATTTGCTACGACTCGGTACAGAACCAGATTGTCATTCCCATGAACAACAACAATGCACTGGGATTTCTGCCGCTGGATTAATCGGGATAAAATGGGTGACCCGGGTCTTGTCAGAAAAGCAGACCCGACACCCATCCCGCCACGGCACACAAAAGCACCACCAGCCAGGATGGCAGGCGCCAGAACGTCAGGGCGACAAGCGCCAGCACAGCCAGGGCAAAGTCCAGGGAATCCGTGATGGCGCTGGTCCAGACCGGATCGTAAAGCGCAGCCAGCAGCAACCCCACCACAGCGGCATTAACGCCCATCAGTGCTGCCTGCATGCGTGAATTGCGACGCAACTGCTCCCAGAATGGCAATGCGCCGGCAATCAACAAAAAAGACGGCGCAAAGATCGCCAGCAAGCAGATCAGCCCCCCCAGCCAGGCTGTGGGTGCCTGATTCATGGCGGAGCCCAGAAAAGCCGCAAAGGTGAACAATGGACCCGGAACAGCCTGGGCCGCACCATAACCGGCCAGAAACATGTCATTATCAACCCAGCCCGTCGGCACCACTTCTGCCTGCAGCAATGGCAGCACCACATGGCCGCCACCAAATACCAACGAACCGGCCCGATAAAACGCATCCACCATGGCCATACCCTGTGAAGGCCAGACCGTTGCCAGCAGTGGTAAAGCAATAAGCAGAGCAAAAAACATCAGCAACCAGAACACGCCAACCCGGCGACTGATTGTGACCGGTATAACATCATGGTTTTCATTGTCTGCTGCTGGCTTGAACAGCCACAGACCTGTCAGACCCGCAACCAGGATCACCACCACCTGCCCCCAGGCCGAAGGGCTGGCGAGCACCAGGCAGGTAGCAATCGTCATGAGTGTGACACGTGGAGTATCCGGACAAAGATTGCGCGCCATGCCCCAGACCGCCTGGGCCACGACGGCCACGGCAGCAATTTTCAAACCACTTAGTAGACCCGCATTCAGTTGCTGGCCAAAGCCGGCAATGCCAACGGCCAAAGCCATTAAAACCAGCGCCGACGGTAAGGTGAACCCCAACCACGCGGCGGCAGCACCGCGATAACCGGCTTGCGACATACCCAGCGCCAGTCCCACCTGACTGCTGGCCGGGCCGGGCAGAAACTGACACAGCGCCACCAGGTCCGCGTAACTTCGCTCGCTCAGCCACTGACGGCGCGTCACGAACTCATTTCGGAAATAACCGAGGTGTGCCACCGGGCCACCGAAACTGGTCAGCCCCAGCGCCAGAAATATGCGAAAGATGCTGAAAGTTGAGGGTGTCGGCTGCGCGGGTGTATCTGGCATAAACTCAGGCCCACTGGCTTGCAGGATTTATTGACTCAGGAAGTCTAACACAGCCTGT from Pseudohongiella spirulinae encodes:
- the trxC gene encoding thioredoxin TrxC; the protein is MSQNPVTLACPSCHRKNRLPAERLTDVSRCGACKSPLFTGHPLSLDQTAFSAHSQVDLPLVVDFWASWCGPCRQFAPVFEQTAVAMEPHVRFGKINTEEQQQLAARFAIRSIPTLMIFRAGKEVARLSGALPAQQFRQWVSQHM
- the chrA gene encoding chromate efflux transporter, yielding MPDTPAQPTPSTFSIFRIFLALGLTSFGGPVAHLGYFRNEFVTRRQWLSERSYADLVALCQFLPGPASSQVGLALGMSQAGYRGAAAAWLGFTLPSALVLMALAVGIAGFGQQLNAGLLSGLKIAAVAVVAQAVWGMARNLCPDTPRVTLMTIATCLVLASPSAWGQVVVILVAGLTGLWLFKPAADNENHDVIPVTISRRVGVFWLLMFFALLIALPLLATVWPSQGMAMVDAFYRAGSLVFGGGHVVLPLLQAEVVPTGWVDNDMFLAGYGAAQAVPGPLFTFAAFLGSAMNQAPTAWLGGLICLLAIFAPSFLLIAGALPFWEQLRRNSRMQAALMGVNAAVVGLLLAALYDPVWTSAITDSLDFALAVLALVALTFWRLPSWLVVLLCAVAGWVSGLLF
- a CDS encoding LysE family translocator, which encodes MSTQFIVSVFIFALTAAITPGPNNVMLMSSGVNFGFRRSVPLLLGVCIGFPAMFLAVGFGLGTVFQQSPRLHEIISVVGISYLLYLAWRIARSGEPEKARNIKPLTFLQSAAFQWVNPKAWVMATGAIAAFTTSDGDIYAQVINIAMIFVTASIPSALTWLFFGLGLQNLLSDPVRLRQFNYLMAALLVLSMLPVILDLLQ
- a CDS encoding peptidyl-alpha-hydroxyglycine alpha-amidating lyase family protein, whose amino-acid sequence is MKRTRLFTGLLTAAVLSVASTGALAQRGATGPAEHADVTPINNLPNPYETVRDWGTLPDNRNWGSVSAVHVDIDGIHVWAGDRCGTNSCALSDVDPIVKLDPDGNVVQSFGAGVIVWPHGIEVDHEGNIWIADARLPNAQELAQNPNISGGNQVVKFSPEGEVLMVLGTPGEAGNPPTHFTEPNDVLVAPDGHIFVSETHSAQFMDEQGPAAMSRISKFAPDGTFVKSWGTWGYGEGEMRSPHALAMDSQGRIFAADRGNRRIQIFDQDGNHLDTWYQFSRISGLFIDENDVLYAIDSESDSNYNPGWRKGMRIGSAKTGDVWYYIPEHMSERPTGMGGIGAMGEGVTVDRNGNIYAGEVGPVQGMTKFIPRLLPDNFPQH
- a CDS encoding dienelactone hydrolase family protein: MCDQHTLEDDIEFLKKSGQLSRRQFGKLTAGAAAMAILPPVANAQDVMEMDVTITTPDGVADCYFVHPMGRRAPAVLMWPDILGLRPAFREMGKRLAQSGYAVLVVNPFYRSAPSPVVPEGASFQDPDIRSIVMPMAGQLNARTHVSDAQAFVSWLDQQGPVDTNRKIGTMGYCMGGPIVMRTAAALPERIGAGGSFHGGGLTTDNPDSPHLGIPQMDAHMLIAVAANDDERDPESKEILRAAFAAANVPAEVEVYEGAMHGWCVIDSAVYHEEQAERAWGRMLAIFETAL
- a CDS encoding SMP-30/gluconolactonase/LRE family protein, whose product is MTIRYLIAAITLAGCTAAAAQTGSFRAGEPLGTVNESGVATPMSDNVKVFGSFRFAESCTFDPERNLILAMNAGVAQNMEPNDGYVSLINPDGSVHTAKWIGNDRNGLELNHPLGSAIKNGVLYVVDMDHIRLFDLASGQPLRAHSLADAGASLLNGIGVADDGTVYASNTREPQRLYKVTADGDISVIAEGAPLMAPNGVAVDNDGNVVVVNVGNNHVMTFDPNGNLLRTEYAAESGNDGVVITEDGTKYVSSVRFGSISRIRPGQDAEVIAVGIPSAASICYDSVQNQIVIPMNNNNALGFLPLD
- the hrpB gene encoding ATP-dependent helicase HrpB is translated as MTALPIDEVIAPLRQSLADHNRCLLVAQPGAGKTTRVPLALLEDTAPGQRWLLLEPRRVATRLAASYMASQLGEQVGQTVGYRVRGESRVSSQTRLEVLTQGILTRMLQDDPSLPGVAGLIFDEFHERSLDADLGLALALDAQQALREDLKLLVMSATLDTQALLSLLGAETPLIECPGRSWPVTTFYRSAARQETDQAQQSRVVLEALNAHSGDLLVFLPGQGEIRRLQQSLAQSLRSDVDVLPLHGQMPLAQQQAVLRRDDDSRRRIILTTALAESSVTVPGVRIVIDGGRERVAVYQPRTGLTRLETRRVNQASADQRRGRAGREAAGFCYRLWPEDTVLNAHRQAEIQQADLAGLVYELARWGVHEPEALSWITPPPAPAWQTARQLLIDLNLLQSDGQLSPLGRRSARWPSHPRLARMQQLAAESGNPALPELAAKLVNWLEENRSDAHIDLSITLKADHAQLAALLLAAYPDRVACQQSDGQFKLLSGGQARVPADNRLAKAALIIVVELDGQAAAARVFSAVELPDSVLAKQYPDTDKWQPQTFWDDATQKMMVEVQRLLTIGTRQLTLARRTSQLSPRDLPESQLQQALIEALRKRGTLPWPDQDQQLLGRLRLLNKVLGAPWPSVEDQDLLDSLETWLAPHLKGLHRLDQVARLPLAQCLLQSLDWQCQQRIEQLAPAHIKVPSGSYIRIDYSGDEPVLAVKLQEMFGQSETPRIVDGKVPLLIHLLSPARRPVQITRDLAGFWANSYFAVRKDLRGRYPKHPWPDNPLQAQATARTKAALKRSDADPVP